One genomic segment of Pseudomonadales bacterium includes these proteins:
- a CDS encoding NAD(P) transhydrogenase subunit alpha — translation MIIGIPKSSADAEQRVLALPENVAKLTQQGMNITIESGLGASLSIADQAYIDAGATVASSVEKLLADADIVVRIQPPTVDQVKQLKPHSIHVSMLNPFTDDELIEAFNARQVTAVSLEMIPRITRAQKMDVLSSQASLAGYAAVILAAQQVDKIFPMMMTPAGTISPCRVFVLGAGVAGLQAIATAKRLGARVDAFDVRPDTKEQVESLGAKFLEIDLGETGQTAGGYANALSEEQKQLQIDGQTKIIAQSDIVIATAQAMGGLKPAPRLITQAMLSAMKPGAVAVDLAIESGGNIEGAVADQLVEIDQVKVLALSNFPAQFADSASQMLASNIFHFLSEFWDQEAQSFALKLDDEILQSAVITHQGETVSAVVTA, via the coding sequence ATGATCATTGGAATCCCCAAATCCTCTGCGGATGCTGAGCAGCGTGTGCTTGCGCTACCAGAAAATGTCGCAAAATTAACTCAGCAGGGTATGAATATTACGATTGAGTCAGGCCTGGGTGCTTCACTGAGTATAGCCGATCAAGCTTATATAGATGCCGGTGCTACGGTTGCCTCATCTGTTGAAAAGCTATTGGCTGATGCTGATATTGTGGTGCGAATCCAGCCGCCTACGGTTGATCAGGTTAAACAGTTAAAGCCTCATTCAATCCATGTATCAATGCTCAACCCATTCACTGATGATGAGTTGATTGAGGCATTTAATGCGCGTCAGGTAACCGCTGTTTCTTTGGAGATGATCCCGCGTATCACACGTGCACAAAAAATGGATGTGCTGAGCTCGCAGGCGTCTTTAGCAGGCTATGCCGCGGTGATTTTAGCGGCGCAGCAAGTGGACAAAATTTTCCCCATGATGATGACACCGGCGGGCACTATTTCGCCTTGTCGTGTGTTTGTTTTGGGTGCAGGTGTCGCAGGCTTGCAGGCGATTGCCACCGCGAAGCGATTAGGCGCGCGCGTTGACGCGTTTGATGTGCGGCCTGATACCAAGGAGCAGGTGGAGTCTTTAGGGGCTAAATTCTTGGAAATTGATCTTGGCGAAACTGGCCAGACTGCCGGTGGTTATGCCAATGCCTTAAGCGAAGAACAAAAGCAGCTGCAAATTGACGGGCAAACCAAAATTATTGCTCAATCCGATATTGTTATTGCCACGGCTCAGGCCATGGGTGGTTTAAAGCCAGCGCCTCGCTTGATCACGCAAGCGATGCTGTCAGCGATGAAGCCAGGTGCAGTAGCGGTTGATTTGGCGATAGAGTCGGGCGGCAATATTGAAGGTGCGGTTGCTGATCAGCTGGTTGAGATTGATCAGGTAAAAGTATTAGCGTTGAGTAATTTTCCGGCGCAGTTTGCCGATAGCGCCAGTCAAATGTTGGCTTCCAATATTTTTCATTTTTTATCGGAGTTTTGGGATCAGGAGGCGCAATCGTTTGCGCTGAAACTTGATGATGAGATTTTACAGAGTGCGGTGATTACCCATCAGGGTGAGACTGTTAGCGCGGTTGTGACAGCGTAA